A portion of the Sceloporus undulatus isolate JIND9_A2432 ecotype Alabama unplaced genomic scaffold, SceUnd_v1.1 scaffold_1831, whole genome shotgun sequence genome contains these proteins:
- the LOC121917932 gene encoding LOW QUALITY PROTEIN: dynein regulatory complex subunit 4-like (The sequence of the model RefSeq protein was modified relative to this genomic sequence to represent the inferred CDS: inserted 1 base in 1 codon) gives MTKEQLDEHIGRIQEELDREREEHNYFQLKRDKIHTFWEITRRQLDEKKAELCNKDREMEEAEERHQVEIKVYKQKVKHLLXEHQNNLTELKAEGTVSMKLAQKDHRSQEMELRKDMRTLKVELKEQELANKMVVKNLHLKQQEDTTQLRNDFERQVKGQFWDWPSKAAVK, from the exons TGGACCGTGAGAGAGAGGAGCACAACTACTTCCAGCTGAAGCGGGACAAGATCCACACCTTCTGGGAGATCACCCGGCGGCAGTTGGACGAGAAGAAGGCAGAACTGTGCAACAAGGACCGCGAaatggaggaggcagaagagCGTCACCAGGTGGAGATCAAA GTTTACAAACAGAAAGTGAAGCACCTGC TTGAGCACCAGAATAACCTCACGGAGCTGAAGGCGGAGGGTACGGTGTCCATGAAGCTGGCTCAGAAGGACCACCGGTCCCAGGAAATGGAGCTGCGTAAGGACATGCGCACCCTGAAGGTGGAGCTGAAGGAGCAGGAGCTGGCCAACAAGATGGTGGTGAAGAACCTGCACCTG aaacaacaagaagacacaacacaactGCGTAATGACTTTGAGAGACAAGTGAAAGGTCAGTTCTGGGATTGGCCATCAAAAGCCGCAGTAAAATGA